In Verrucomicrobiia bacterium, one genomic interval encodes:
- a CDS encoding BlaI/MecI/CopY family transcriptional regulator: MPRSPIELTEAEWTVIKAVWELEPCTAPDIQQKVQKQTSWTYSTVRTLMDRMVTKGLLKADKQRNVTVFRSAVSREQAQKGELLYALKHAFNGALSPMVQCLLDTKDVTSDELQKIKDIIAQHEQRGRKGGKT, translated from the coding sequence ATGCCGCGATCACCTATCGAACTGACCGAAGCTGAGTGGACTGTCATCAAAGCCGTGTGGGAACTGGAACCATGCACGGCTCCTGACATTCAACAGAAGGTGCAGAAGCAGACCTCCTGGACGTACAGCACGGTTCGAACGTTGATGGACAGGATGGTCACCAAAGGATTGCTCAAGGCGGATAAACAGCGAAACGTGACTGTATTTCGTTCTGCAGTTTCCCGTGAACAGGCTCAGAAGGGGGAATTGCTTTACGCTCTCAAACACGCGTTCAATGGCGCGCTTAGTCCGATGGTGCAGTGCCTTCTCGACACAAAGGACGTCACCTCCGATGAGCTTCAAAAGATCAAGGACATCATAGCCCAACACGAACAACGCGGCCGCAAAGGTGGAAAGACATGA
- a CDS encoding fatty acid desaturase, translated as MTNSENSSVPSAATVDPNWKKIVARYQKPSNRAALWQVINTVVPYIGLWVLMYYTHKISWWLTVPLAILAGGFMVRIFIIFHDCGHGSFFKSPLANHILGTITGLMTFTAYFHWRWEHAIHHSTSGDLDRRGTGDVWTLTVQEYLEASRWKRFSYRLARNPIILFLIAPLFLFLVMERFAAPKAGHKETLSVYGTNLGLLLVAALLSMAMGVKAYVLIQLIVMAVAGSVGVWLFYVQHQFEGVYWQRTDNWDYATAALQGSSFYKLPKILQWFSGNIGFHHIHHLSPRIPNYHLEKCHNSEPLFQTVPPVTLLASFKSFTFRLWDEQRQRLVGYRHLRTLKSARQN; from the coding sequence ATGACAAACTCAGAGAATTCTTCGGTGCCATCTGCGGCGACAGTTGATCCGAATTGGAAGAAAATCGTTGCCCGCTATCAGAAACCCTCAAATCGCGCAGCGCTTTGGCAAGTCATCAATACCGTGGTGCCTTATATCGGCCTCTGGGTGCTGATGTATTACACTCACAAGATTTCGTGGTGGCTGACGGTTCCCCTGGCGATTCTTGCAGGCGGATTCATGGTCCGAATTTTCATTATTTTCCACGACTGCGGACACGGGTCGTTCTTCAAATCGCCGCTCGCGAATCACATCCTGGGCACCATTACGGGTCTCATGACATTTACCGCATATTTCCACTGGCGCTGGGAGCATGCCATTCATCATTCAACCTCGGGCGACCTGGATCGCCGGGGGACGGGCGACGTCTGGACTCTCACCGTGCAGGAATATCTTGAGGCCTCCCGCTGGAAACGCTTTTCGTATCGATTGGCTCGCAATCCGATCATTCTCTTCCTGATAGCCCCGCTGTTTCTCTTTCTGGTGATGGAACGTTTCGCGGCGCCGAAAGCCGGCCACAAGGAGACGCTCTCCGTCTACGGCACGAACCTGGGTCTGCTTCTGGTTGCGGCCCTTCTAAGCATGGCAATGGGCGTGAAGGCGTATGTGCTGATTCAATTGATTGTCATGGCGGTTGCGGGTTCTGTCGGTGTGTGGTTGTTCTATGTGCAGCACCAGTTTGAAGGGGTGTACTGGCAGCGGACTGACAATTGGGATTATGCCACGGCGGCGCTGCAGGGAAGTTCGTTCTACAAGCTGCCGAAGATCCTGCAATGGTTCTCGGGCAACATCGGCTTCCACCACATTCATCATCTGAGCCCGCGCATTCCGAACTATCACCTCGAGAAGTGCCACAATTCGGAGCCGTTGTTTCAGACCGTCCCACCCGTCACCCTGCTGGCCAGCTTCAAATCGTTCACCTTCCGTCTCTGGGACGAACAACGCCAGCGCCTGGTCGGCTATCGCCACCTGCGCACCCTGAAATCCGCCAGGCAGAACTGA